TCAACCATCCGACCAATATTGCTTATGTGTCCTTGAGGAGTCGTTAAGGGGTAGTCAATCTCAGCCTATTACCACAGTCAGCTCCAATATTGATAGATGCGTACGAGGCATATAGCAATATACCTGTCTTGTCATGCTGCCACTCAAATTCACCCCCCCTTTGCCTTCGCTGCTTTCGAGCCCCTTACTGTCAGCCTTGGCAAGAGTAGCAGTCTCGAGCACAAGCATCACAGTACTGGTCAGCTTGTACTTGGCTGAACGGCCGCGTTCATGGCATTCGAATACGTGGAGAGAGTCCCAGGACCCGGCAGGCGCAGTAGGGATGTCTGATTGGGATTGAAGAGCTTCGTTAGAGTCAGCTATACAGCTTCTTTAATACATAAATTATACAAGGGCTTACATTTCTTAACGAGAACAACACCGGCAAAAttcatttcctttccttgAGGCTCATCATCGAGATCCCACAAATAAACGCTGGATACACCGCCTTCAAAGTACATCTCGCGATAGGTGTCAAATGCCGCATTCAGCTGCACTTCGAGCTCCCTCAGCCGTGGCGATGGAGTAGGACCGGGGACCGATTCGGGAAGATAGTTGTTTGTCCATGGCGATCTGTCAAGTTGGTGTCAGGTGAGGCAAGGTGTTCTCACCAATAATGAATAGACAAACCGGAACGAATCACCATCACGATTATAGTCGCAGCCCAAAAACTCtctccccttttcctcatctacAAGTATCTTTAAGGGCTGATCGACATTACCGAGCAAATCATCGGCATATTCAGGGGCGAGATCACAAAGCGCGTTGACGTTCTCCTCCACACGTGTGGGAGGCAGGCGTCGGAGGAGATCGAGAAGAGAGTCAAAGGTCTCTGGGAGATGGTCAGCGATAGTGATCCCAGTACTTACTCACGGTCTGGGTCTGCCATTTGTGAATTGCCTTTGTTGAAATCACTGTCGACGTcgttttcatcatcaactgATTCGTTGTCGCTGCCTTCGACAAGCGTCATCGTCTCTAGTTTCTTGTTACGTAATTGATTTCTGTAAATCTCCCGGTGGAGGTGTGCTGGGTTCGATTCAAATCAGagttcttcatcgtctgcATAACGACTTTTTCATCGCACgttctttccatttttggGCAATAAAAAGACACTATATCCCCAGAAGGAATGTCTTCGGTGTGTCGCATATCAAAATTCCTATCTCCCGCAACTTTTTCCACTCCAATTCGCCCAAAAGTCACCTTTAGAGCGACTCCACCATCTTGCCGCTGTCGAACGTTCCTCTCTCGCCGCCGGACATCATTCTGGGCACTCTCATACCCAGAAAGCAGCCCACATACGAGCGCTTTACAGGTACCATTTACTCCGCCACCTCCCACTGACAATGATAGCGGGCGGTTACCTGAAGAGACTGGGCCAGGAGCAATAGTGGCGGAACCTAGAGACAAGAAAAATCGATATTTGAATAGCTTGATGGAGAAAGCGGGTGAACTGAGCTTGAAATGTTCCATATTAGATGCGGAGGGTAACTGGGGAGCTGAAGGACAAAAGTATACAAAGTTAGAGCTATGCCGCGAATATGACCTGGATGTGAGTGGGACTGCATGACTGCATGACATGTTCTGACCAAATATTAAGCCTCGAGATCTTCGCAAACTAGattccctctccccaaGTCTTGTCCCTGTGATTCTCACACGTAAAACTTGTATCCTCATATCGATGCTTCATTTTAGGGCCCTCATTAAGCCTGACAGTGTGATTGTATTTGATTCATCACACGCACACAAAGATGTTACAAGAAGATTCAAATATCATTTGCAGAAGAATATCAAAGCCGGACTGGGGATCAAAGATGGTGAAGCGGATGAGGAAAAATGTGATGAGATTGTATTGAGCTATGAGCATAGGTCAGCCCATTGTCGTGCTGTTTAAGCCTGAGCTGATTGAACCAGGGCGCTGGAGTCAATATTAGTTGTCACCGCCAATGcactggaggaggaaatggcTTTCAGCAGGCATATCGTCCAGCAACTATTGGCTGATCTCGAAGACCATATTGACCGGGAAAACTTAAGAAAACTTTTACATTACTCTAAGAGAATCGCGGCTTTCCAAAGCCGAGCGCGTTATGTCAAGAGTGCCATCGATGAGTTGCTTGATTCTGGTAAGTATTCGTCTGCCTTTTTCCGCGTCACAATGCCTGACTTTCGACTAGATGAGGATCTTTCCGCCATGTATCTCACTTCGAGGGCACAGGGTCGGCCGCGTGCTTTGCACGACCATGAACAACTTGAGCTTTTACTCGAGAGTTTTGTAAAGcaagtggaagagattgTCAGTGAGGTTGATACTACTGTCGTACGTCCtatccttcctttcttggTAAGCTTGCCAATCAAACTTACATTATCTTCACTAGGTCAACATGCAATCGACGCAAGAAATTGCCGAATTAATGCTCGATTCAGGTCGGAACGCTCTCCTTGCCCTCGACATCAAGATCTCAATAGCAACACTAGGTATCGGTTCCGGAGCTCTTCTAGCAGGTTTATTCGGTATGAACGTATGTTTTATTCCGTTGACTATCGAGGCTGCGGCTGATtagcttcttttttggcCCTCAGTTATCAACGCAACTTGAAGAAACGCCATATGCTTTCGCCGTTATCTCATCTACCGCGTTCTTGGTCACCCTTATTATCACGGCTTACGGCCTTCGAACCCTTCGCCGCGTTCGACGAGTTGCCCTTTCAGGCCGTAATCCTACGGTTCTCTCATCTGTCCTCGGATCAGCCTCATGGGACTCGAGCGTGGCCCAGTTCTCGCAGGGTTTTGACCCGGCGTTGGTCGATATGCGCACGGAAATGGCAAAGCGCGCGATATGGGAGAGATTGTGGTGGGGCAGTaagaggaaagagttggacgaaggagaaaagtggaggaaagCATATACGTATGCGAGTACGAGGAAAGAGCAGAACAAGAGAAA
This DNA window, taken from Cryptococcus deuterogattii R265 chromosome 3, complete sequence, encodes the following:
- a CDS encoding capping protein (actin filament) muscle Z-line beta, whose amino-acid sequence is MADPDQTFDSLLDLLRRLPPTRVEENVNALCDLAPEYADDLLGNVDQPLKILVDEEKGREFLGCDYNRDGDSFRSPWTNNYLPESVPGPTPSPRLRELEVQLNAAFDTYREMYFEGGVSSVYLWDLDDEPQGKEMNFAGVVLVKKSLQSQSDIPTAPAGSWDSLHVFECHERGRSAKYKLTSTVMLVLETATLAKADSKGLESSEGKGGVNLSGSMTRQAEIDYPLTTPQGHISNIGRMVEDMEIKMRNLLSAVYFGKTKDVINELRSQSGLEAKSKEDLLRAELAGKLGGRK
- a CDS encoding magnesium transporter gives rise to the protein MEKAGELSLKCSILDAEGNWGAEGQKYTKLELCREYDLDPRDLRKLDSLSPSLVPVILTRKTCILISMLHFRALIKPDSVIVFDSSHAHKDVTRRFKYHLQKNIKAGLGIKDGEADEEKCDEIVLSYEHRALESILVVTANALEEEMAFSRHIVQQLLADLEDHIDRENLRKLLHYSKRIAAFQSRARYVKSAIDELLDSDEDLSAMYLTSRAQGRPRALHDHEQLELLLESFVKQVEEIVSEVDTTVVNMQSTQEIAELMLDSGRNALLALDIKISIATLGIGSGALLAGLFGMNLSTQLEETPYAFAVISSTAFLVTLIITAYGLRTLRRVRRVALSGRNPTVLSSVLGSASWDSSVAQFSQGFDPALVDMRTEMAKRAIWERLWWGSKRKELDEGEKWRKAYTYASTRKEQNKRKWAGVPGGKTS